A single window of Candidatus Microthrix subdominans DNA harbors:
- a CDS encoding DUF86 domain-containing protein yields the protein MLMAADEISIVVERGRSAFDTDVVLRRAMERSLEIVGEAAKALSDEFVRSNPALPTSDLAKVRDRISHHYHRIDPAQLWTIATVDIPALAGQLRDVS from the coding sequence ATGCTGATGGCAGCCGACGAGATCTCGATCGTTGTCGAGCGGGGCCGATCCGCTTTCGATACAGACGTCGTCCTGCGTCGAGCGATGGAGCGCAGCCTGGAGATTGTAGGCGAAGCAGCGAAAGCACTTTCTGATGAGTTCGTGCGCTCAAATCCTGCGCTTCCGACTTCGGATCTCGCCAAAGTCCGCGATCGGATCAGCCACCACTATCACCGCATCGACCCTGCACAACTCTGGACGATCGCTACCGTCGATATCCCTGCGCTGGCCGGTCAGCTCCGCGATGTGTCATGA
- the purS gene encoding phosphoribosylformylglycinamidine synthase subunit PurS: MTFDVVVDISLRPGISDPEGATIERSCGALGFDGISGVAVGKTVRFRLDATDEAAARAEVEELCDKFLTNPVIEDAEVRLSEAATAGAA; encoded by the coding sequence ATGACCTTCGACGTCGTCGTTGACATCTCGTTGCGCCCCGGAATCTCCGATCCCGAGGGTGCGACCATCGAACGATCCTGCGGAGCCCTCGGCTTCGACGGCATCAGCGGGGTGGCGGTGGGCAAGACCGTCCGCTTCCGCCTCGACGCCACCGACGAGGCCGCCGCCAGGGCCGAGGTGGAGGAACTGTGCGACAAGTTCCTCACCAACCCGGTGATCGAGGATGCCGAGGTGCGCCTCAGCGAGGCAGCCACGGCCGGGGCGGCCTGA
- a CDS encoding 2,3-bisphosphoglycerate-independent phosphoglycerate mutase gives MSLSLSKHPSFSGRPGPVLVVVADGVGVAPPGASNAVTEAATPTLDALTSGELYTELAAHGPAVGLPTDDDMGNSEVGHNALGAGRIFEQGAKLVNKALANNSIFDTDVWKGAVEHGRDGTLHLIGLHSDGGVHSTNEHLYQLLRRAADDGVTSCAVHILHDGRDVPARSALGFIATTEQVLAEINDSGDDRDFRIASGGGRMRITMDRYGADWPMVERGYRTHVFGEGRRVASATEAVETMYGETDKGDQYLGEFVVERNLGDGAEPAGTIVDGDAVICFNFRGDRSIEISQTFEDDHFDHFDRTGPSGEHRPSVFYAGMLQYDGDLQVPTRYLVDPPAIDRTMGEFLCAEGVTSFAISETQKFGHVTYFWNGNKSGYVDESLETYIEIPSDNVEFDTTPAMKVREITDETIDLLRSGEYRFGRLNFPSGDMVGHTGHLPATVEAMEIIDESMAKLVEVIDELDGVLIYTADHGNADIMFTESDGVRSPKTSHTLSPVPFAIHDPNYDGDYHMANAVPGPAHGLANVAATVFNLLGYEAPDDYLPSLIDF, from the coding sequence ATGTCGTTGAGCCTGTCGAAGCATCCGTCGTTCTCCGGCCGCCCAGGTCCGGTGTTGGTCGTTGTGGCCGACGGCGTGGGGGTGGCACCTCCCGGGGCGAGCAACGCGGTGACCGAGGCCGCCACCCCGACGCTCGATGCGCTCACGTCGGGCGAGTTGTACACCGAGCTCGCTGCGCACGGCCCGGCGGTCGGCCTCCCGACCGACGACGACATGGGCAACTCCGAGGTTGGCCACAACGCGCTCGGTGCAGGCCGGATCTTCGAGCAGGGCGCCAAGCTCGTCAACAAGGCGTTGGCGAACAACTCGATCTTCGACACCGACGTGTGGAAGGGCGCGGTTGAGCACGGTCGCGACGGAACGCTCCACCTGATCGGACTGCACTCCGACGGCGGCGTCCACTCCACCAACGAGCACCTCTACCAGCTGCTGCGACGGGCGGCCGACGATGGCGTCACCAGCTGCGCCGTGCACATCCTTCACGACGGCCGCGACGTGCCCGCTCGGTCCGCGCTCGGCTTCATCGCGACCACCGAGCAGGTACTTGCCGAGATCAACGACTCCGGCGATGACCGCGACTTTCGAATCGCGTCGGGTGGCGGACGGATGCGCATCACGATGGATCGCTACGGCGCCGACTGGCCGATGGTCGAGCGGGGCTACCGCACTCACGTGTTCGGCGAGGGGCGGCGCGTGGCGTCGGCGACCGAAGCGGTGGAAACGATGTACGGCGAGACCGATAAGGGTGACCAGTACCTCGGCGAGTTCGTGGTCGAACGCAACCTTGGCGACGGCGCCGAGCCGGCGGGAACGATCGTGGACGGCGACGCAGTGATCTGCTTCAACTTCCGCGGCGACCGTTCGATTGAGATCTCCCAGACGTTCGAGGACGACCACTTCGACCACTTCGATCGCACGGGGCCGAGCGGCGAGCACCGGCCCAGCGTGTTCTACGCCGGCATGCTCCAGTACGACGGCGACCTGCAGGTCCCGACGAGGTATCTGGTCGACCCACCGGCGATCGACCGGACGATGGGGGAGTTCCTCTGCGCCGAGGGCGTCACCAGCTTTGCGATCTCCGAGACGCAGAAGTTCGGCCACGTGACGTACTTCTGGAACGGCAACAAGTCGGGGTACGTCGACGAGTCGCTGGAGACCTACATCGAGATCCCGTCCGACAACGTCGAGTTCGACACGACGCCGGCGATGAAGGTTCGGGAGATCACCGACGAGACGATCGACCTGTTGCGCTCGGGCGAGTACCGGTTTGGACGTCTCAACTTCCCATCGGGCGACATGGTCGGCCACACCGGCCACCTGCCTGCCACCGTCGAGGCCATGGAGATCATCGACGAGTCGATGGCCAAGCTGGTTGAGGTGATCGATGAGCTCGACGGCGTGTTGATCTACACCGCCGACCACGGCAACGCGGACATCATGTTCACCGAGTCGGACGGCGTGCGATCGCCCAAGACCAGCCACACGCTGTCGCCCGTACCATTCGCCATCCACGACCCGAACTACGACGGCGACTACCACATGGCCAATGCCGTCCCCGGGCCGGCCCACGGCCTCGCCAACGTCGCAGCGACGGTGTTCAACCTGCTCGGCTATGAAGCTCCCGACGACTACCTGCCCTCACTGATCGACTTCTGA
- the purE gene encoding 5-(carboxyamino)imidazole ribonucleotide mutase → MTQPDAPADPTGGAPTVGIIMGSSSDAATMAPAAEALARFGVSHEVRVISAHRSPHRMVEYATGAAGRGLSVIIAGAGGAAHLPGMVASMTTLPVIGVPVPSKHLSGEDSLLSIVSMPSGVPVATMAIGGAENAGLMAVRMLALADPVLADALAAHAEALEAKAIAQDASLQTHPTDEGTP, encoded by the coding sequence ATGACCCAACCCGACGCCCCCGCCGATCCAACCGGAGGCGCCCCGACGGTGGGCATCATCATGGGTTCGTCCTCCGACGCCGCCACGATGGCCCCGGCGGCCGAGGCGCTCGCCCGCTTCGGCGTCAGCCACGAGGTTCGGGTGATCTCGGCGCACCGCTCGCCCCACCGCATGGTCGAGTACGCCACCGGGGCTGCCGGGCGAGGCCTGTCGGTGATTATCGCCGGCGCCGGTGGGGCGGCCCACCTGCCGGGCATGGTGGCGTCGATGACCACGCTGCCGGTGATTGGCGTGCCGGTGCCCTCGAAGCATCTTTCCGGCGAAGATTCGCTGTTGTCGATCGTGTCGATGCCCAGCGGCGTGCCGGTGGCGACGATGGCGATCGGCGGGGCGGAGAACGCCGGCTTGATGGCGGTGCGAATGCTGGCGTTGGCCGATCCCGTCCTGGCCGACGCGCTGGCGGCCCACGCCGAAGCGCTCGAGGCCAAGGCGATCGCCCAGGATGCCTCGCTGCAAACTCACCCGACCGACGAAGGAACGCCCTGA
- a CDS encoding nucleotidyltransferase family protein, translating to MDVDSVTLPSLVSDHRADIENLVRRHRGRSISLFGSVARGESNSESDIDFLVDFEPTSSLLDLIHLEEALSDLLGVEVDVVSAGALLHRDDEIRRDALPL from the coding sequence ATGGACGTCGATTCCGTCACCTTGCCGTCGCTGGTCAGCGACCATCGCGCCGACATCGAGAACCTCGTGCGCCGACACCGGGGCCGCTCCATCTCCTTGTTCGGATCCGTCGCTCGAGGTGAGTCCAACTCTGAGAGCGATATCGACTTTCTGGTCGACTTCGAGCCGACGAGTTCGTTGCTCGACCTGATTCATCTCGAAGAAGCGCTGAGCGATCTGCTCGGCGTCGAAGTCGACGTGGTGTCCGCAGGTGCACTGTTGCATCGCGACGACGAGATTCGGCGCGACGCTCTGCCGTTGTGA
- a CDS encoding phosphoribosylaminoimidazolesuccinocarboxamide synthase produces the protein MELIYSGKVRDIYDAGDDRLVMVTSDRISAFDVVMDEVIPDKGRVLTATSAYWFAHLASVGDGSIGSHLISCDLADVPDGAEHPDWAGRVMLTRRAEMLPVEAIVRGYVSGSAWREYSASGTIHGMAGPAGLVESAQLPQPMYTPSTKAAVGDHDENISVDAAADILGGKLAQRVEAAALALFAAGSAAAAERGLILADTKFEFGLIDGQLVLCDEVLTPDSSRLWPASGYTPGQPQPAFDKEPLRAWLSEQPWDKTPPPPTLPPEVVAETADRYREAYARLTGKSLADWPGATT, from the coding sequence ATGGAGCTGATCTACTCGGGCAAGGTGCGCGACATCTATGACGCCGGGGACGACCGGCTGGTGATGGTCACCTCCGACCGCATCTCGGCCTTCGACGTGGTGATGGACGAGGTCATCCCCGACAAGGGCCGGGTGCTCACCGCCACGTCTGCGTACTGGTTCGCTCACCTCGCCTCGGTCGGCGACGGCTCGATCGGGTCGCACCTGATCAGCTGCGACCTGGCCGACGTGCCCGACGGCGCCGAGCATCCCGACTGGGCCGGCCGGGTGATGCTCACCCGACGGGCGGAAATGTTGCCGGTCGAGGCGATCGTGCGGGGCTACGTGTCGGGCTCGGCCTGGCGTGAGTACTCGGCCTCGGGAACGATCCACGGCATGGCCGGACCTGCGGGTCTGGTCGAGTCCGCCCAACTGCCCCAGCCGATGTACACCCCGTCGACCAAGGCGGCGGTGGGGGACCATGACGAGAACATCTCGGTCGACGCAGCCGCCGACATTCTCGGCGGTAAACTGGCCCAGCGGGTCGAGGCCGCAGCGTTGGCGCTGTTCGCCGCCGGTTCGGCCGCCGCGGCCGAGCGGGGCCTGATCCTGGCGGACACAAAGTTCGAGTTCGGGCTGATCGACGGCCAACTGGTGCTGTGCGACGAGGTGCTCACCCCCGACTCGTCCCGGCTGTGGCCCGCCTCTGGGTACACCCCCGGACAACCCCAGCCGGCGTTCGACAAGGAGCCGCTGCGGGCCTGGCTGTCCGAGCAGCCGTGGGACAAGACCCCGCCACCGCCCACCCTGCCGCCCGAGGTGGTGGCCGAGACCGCAGATCGCTACCGGGAGGCCTATGCCCGCCTCACCGGCAAGTCCCTCGCCGACTGGCCCGGCGCAACTACCTGA
- a CDS encoding DUF429 domain-containing protein, with amino-acid sequence MITGGVDLAADPKRTALCAIDWSSGSVELSDGPVDDDAIVALAHRAPLSGWDVPLGWPDAFVAAISEHHQGPEAGRGVATADPEARRLMRYRLTDRRFADGSDPVRWPLSVSTDLIGVPALRAAALQRRLVDEELVVDRSGVDGAVAETYPAGALAAWGWPSRGYKGAPGQELRVDLVARLVAALPTLSFSTEVREAMAGSDDRLDALICALVARAVATGRGTPPPAADLPAARREGWIHVAGVSADRLSR; translated from the coding sequence GTGATCACTGGCGGTGTGGACCTGGCCGCCGATCCGAAGCGGACGGCGCTGTGCGCCATCGACTGGTCGAGCGGCTCGGTTGAGCTGTCCGACGGCCCGGTGGACGACGACGCCATCGTCGCGCTGGCCCACCGGGCGCCGCTGAGCGGCTGGGACGTGCCCCTCGGCTGGCCAGATGCGTTCGTGGCGGCGATCAGTGAGCATCACCAGGGACCGGAGGCCGGCAGGGGAGTGGCCACCGCCGACCCCGAGGCCCGTCGACTGATGCGCTACCGGCTGACCGACCGGCGTTTCGCCGACGGCTCCGACCCCGTGCGGTGGCCGCTGTCGGTGTCCACCGACCTGATCGGCGTTCCGGCTCTGCGTGCCGCAGCGCTGCAGCGCAGGCTGGTCGACGAGGAACTGGTCGTCGACCGCTCCGGCGTCGACGGCGCAGTCGCCGAGACGTACCCGGCAGGGGCCCTGGCCGCCTGGGGCTGGCCGTCCCGGGGCTACAAGGGCGCGCCGGGACAGGAGCTGAGGGTGGACCTGGTCGCCAGGCTGGTCGCAGCACTGCCGACGCTGTCGTTCAGCACCGAGGTGCGTGAGGCGATGGCGGGCTCCGACGATCGTCTGGATGCGCTGATCTGTGCGCTGGTGGCCCGGGCCGTGGCCACGGGACGGGGAACGCCGCCTCCGGCGGCCGACCTACCGGCCGCCCGTCGAGAGGGCTGGATCCACGTCGCCGGCGTCTCGGCCGATCGGCTCAGCCGGTGA
- a CDS encoding adenylosuccinate lyase encodes MATAPQISTPESDTVRSPVANVLAGRYASPEMAELWSAEGKIVLERELWIAVLTAQAQLGMDVPDGVIADYESVIDRVDLASIDARERITRHDVKARIEEFSALAGHEYIHAGMTSRDLTENVEQLQLRRSMELLADRAVASLARLGQLAADHATTVMAGRSHNVAAQATTLGKRFASAAEELLEAHDRLRALIERYPLRGLKGPVGTQADLVDLLGSADQVANLERRVATHLGFANVLTSVGQVYPRSLDYEVVTALAQLASGPSSLATTIRLMAGNELVTEGFREGQVGSSAMPHKMNARSAERVCGLRVILDGHVAMIGGLAGHQWNEGDVFDSVVRRVALPDAAFATDGLFNTFIDVLDGFGAYPAVIQRELDRYLPFLSTTKVLMAAVRSGVGRETAHEAIKGHAVAVAREMREAGAEGNDLLDRLAGEPALGLDRGQIDAALGEPLEFVGTAPQQVATVVERIERTLKAHPEAAAYTPALVL; translated from the coding sequence ATGGCCACTGCCCCCCAGATCAGTACCCCGGAGAGCGACACCGTCCGGTCGCCGGTCGCCAACGTGCTCGCCGGGCGCTATGCCTCGCCGGAGATGGCCGAGCTGTGGTCGGCCGAGGGCAAGATCGTGCTGGAGCGCGAGCTGTGGATTGCGGTGCTCACCGCACAGGCCCAGCTGGGCATGGACGTTCCCGACGGCGTGATCGCCGACTACGAGTCGGTGATCGACCGGGTGGACCTGGCCTCGATCGACGCCCGGGAGCGCATCACCCGCCACGACGTCAAGGCCCGCATCGAGGAGTTCAGCGCGCTGGCCGGCCACGAGTACATCCACGCCGGCATGACCAGCCGGGACCTGACCGAGAACGTCGAGCAGCTGCAGCTGCGCCGGTCGATGGAGCTGCTCGCCGACCGTGCGGTGGCCTCCCTGGCCCGGCTGGGGCAGCTGGCAGCCGACCACGCCACCACGGTGATGGCCGGCCGGTCCCACAACGTGGCCGCACAGGCGACCACCCTGGGCAAGCGGTTCGCGTCGGCGGCCGAGGAGCTGCTCGAGGCCCACGACCGGCTTCGGGCGCTGATCGAGCGCTACCCGCTGCGCGGCCTGAAGGGCCCGGTCGGCACCCAGGCCGACCTGGTCGACCTGCTCGGTTCGGCCGATCAGGTGGCCAACCTGGAGCGCCGCGTGGCCACCCACCTCGGCTTCGCCAACGTGTTGACCAGCGTGGGCCAGGTGTATCCCCGCTCGCTCGACTACGAGGTGGTCACTGCGCTCGCCCAGCTGGCGTCCGGCCCGTCATCGTTGGCGACGACCATCCGCCTGATGGCGGGCAACGAGCTGGTGACCGAGGGGTTCCGCGAGGGCCAGGTTGGCTCATCGGCCATGCCCCACAAGATGAACGCCCGCTCCGCCGAGCGGGTCTGTGGGCTGCGGGTGATCCTCGACGGTCACGTCGCCATGATCGGTGGCCTCGCCGGTCACCAGTGGAACGAGGGCGACGTGTTCGACTCGGTCGTCCGCCGCGTGGCCCTGCCCGACGCTGCGTTCGCCACCGACGGTCTGTTCAACACTTTCATCGACGTGCTCGACGGCTTCGGTGCCTACCCGGCGGTGATTCAGCGTGAGCTCGACCGCTACCTGCCGTTCCTGTCCACCACCAAGGTGCTGATGGCGGCGGTGCGCAGCGGTGTCGGCCGGGAGACCGCCCACGAAGCGATCAAGGGCCACGCGGTGGCGGTGGCCCGGGAGATGCGCGAGGCGGGTGCCGAGGGCAACGACCTGCTCGACCGCCTGGCCGGCGAGCCCGCTCTTGGGCTGGACCGGGGCCAGATCGACGCTGCGCTGGGCGAGCCGCTCGAATTTGTCGGCACCGCTCCCCAGCAGGTTGCGACGGTGGTCGAACGCATCGAGCGAACCCTGAAGGCCCACCCCGAGGCGGCGGCCTATACCCCGGCGCTGGTCCTCTGA
- a CDS encoding 5'/3'-nucleotidase SurE gives MNSTTQSQTSRPLARRVAIAAAAAVLTLLGITTLGHARAGAQDVDPLVILVSNDDGIGADGIDALVEALRARPDTTLVVSAPATNQSGKGDSTTAGGAPGSPGTTKSGFAGTAVAGTPADSVQYALDNPGTEGPPDLVMTGSNDGQNIGFLAPISGTVGAAQTGARAGIPALAVSQGLGDPPDFPASVGAAIDWLDAHEAALRNGTEPVQVSSINAPTCVEGATRGVVEVTNDLSPDANVGLQDCTSTLANPTTDVEAFNNGFISLTILPNDFPDAEEPTTTTTVPSSADEAPSSAAAPLAPAFTG, from the coding sequence ATGAACTCGACCACGCAGTCCCAGACCAGTCGGCCGTTAGCCCGACGGGTCGCCATCGCAGCTGCCGCCGCCGTACTGACGCTGCTCGGCATCACCACGCTCGGACACGCACGAGCGGGCGCGCAGGACGTCGACCCGCTGGTCATCCTGGTCAGCAACGACGACGGCATCGGCGCCGACGGCATCGACGCGTTGGTCGAGGCGCTGCGCGCCCGGCCCGACACCACGCTGGTGGTGTCCGCCCCGGCGACCAACCAGAGCGGCAAGGGCGACTCGACCACCGCCGGCGGGGCGCCGGGCTCACCTGGCACGACCAAGAGCGGGTTCGCCGGCACTGCGGTTGCGGGCACCCCGGCCGACTCGGTTCAGTACGCCCTCGACAACCCCGGCACAGAGGGCCCGCCCGACCTGGTGATGACCGGCAGCAACGACGGCCAGAACATCGGCTTCCTGGCCCCGATCTCCGGCACGGTCGGCGCCGCCCAGACCGGCGCACGTGCGGGCATTCCCGCCCTCGCCGTCTCGCAGGGTCTCGGGGACCCGCCGGACTTCCCGGCGTCGGTCGGCGCCGCCATCGACTGGCTGGACGCCCACGAGGCCGCGCTGCGCAACGGCACCGAGCCAGTTCAGGTCTCCAGCATCAACGCCCCGACATGCGTCGAGGGCGCGACCCGGGGCGTCGTCGAGGTGACCAACGATCTCAGCCCAGATGCCAACGTCGGTCTCCAGGACTGCACGTCCACCCTGGCAAACCCCACGACCGACGTCGAGGCGTTCAACAACGGCTTCATCTCGCTGACGATCCTGCCCAACGACTTCCCCGACGCCGAGGAGCCGACGACGACCACCACGGTGCCGTCGTCCGCTGACGAGGCCCCATCCTCTGCGGCCGCCCCGCTGGCGCCGGCCTTCACCGGCTGA
- the purQ gene encoding phosphoribosylformylglycinamidine synthase subunit PurQ, whose product MAPVVAVIRFPGTNCEFDAAEVLADAGAEPRLVFHAEDHLDGVDAVVLPGGFAHGDYLRPGAIARFSPIMPAVIALAEAGRPVVGICNGFQVLCEAGLLPGALQKNAQLKFVCGPSTLEVASVDTALTQGLEVGRRLSIPVNHFEGNYTAEPDTLAMLRAEDRIVFRYVDNPNGSADDIAGVCNEGRNVVGLMPHPERAAHELLGSTDGRVLMEALVESASQPVPA is encoded by the coding sequence ATGGCTCCCGTGGTGGCGGTCATCCGCTTCCCCGGAACCAACTGCGAGTTCGATGCGGCCGAGGTGTTGGCCGACGCCGGTGCCGAGCCACGGCTGGTGTTCCACGCCGAGGATCATCTCGACGGGGTCGATGCTGTGGTGCTGCCCGGTGGGTTCGCCCACGGCGACTACCTGCGGCCCGGCGCCATCGCTCGCTTCTCGCCCATCATGCCCGCAGTGATCGCGCTGGCCGAGGCCGGTCGGCCCGTCGTCGGCATCTGCAACGGGTTCCAGGTGTTGTGCGAGGCCGGCCTGCTGCCCGGTGCGCTCCAGAAGAACGCCCAACTGAAGTTCGTGTGCGGACCCAGCACACTGGAGGTGGCTTCTGTGGACACTGCGCTCACGCAGGGGCTTGAGGTGGGGCGCCGCCTGTCGATCCCGGTCAACCACTTCGAGGGCAACTACACCGCCGAACCCGACACGCTCGCCATGCTTCGAGCCGAGGACCGGATCGTGTTCCGCTACGTCGACAACCCCAACGGGTCGGCCGACGACATCGCCGGCGTGTGCAACGAGGGCCGCAACGTGGTCGGCCTGATGCCCCACCCCGAGCGTGCCGCCCACGAGTTGCTGGGCTCGACCGACGGACGGGTGCTGATGGAGGCGCTGGTCGAGTCGGCCTCCCAACCGGTTCCGGCCTGA
- a CDS encoding DUF998 domain-containing protein yields MGGEDSTNPAVGRLVGVVGLICSAAALALAPLVLPASYSWVEHTTSESGAQGVDGAWLARAGFVLFGLAVLWIASRRRCAWGRLATGLHVTFGVSMIAVAAFSLRSWLPGATFDPTEDELHSVAATVMGFAFAFGVLAAAVRRRTSGQPWRVRDLVAVATSVVAPLGMTVFVSADGVLQRLMFAVAYLWYGGEAWAGPIDGDDQKSISEGR; encoded by the coding sequence GTGGGAGGAGAGGACTCAACGAACCCGGCGGTGGGCCGACTGGTCGGTGTCGTCGGGCTGATCTGCTCCGCCGCTGCTCTTGCGCTGGCGCCATTGGTGCTGCCCGCGTCCTACTCGTGGGTGGAGCACACCACCAGCGAGTCGGGCGCCCAAGGAGTTGACGGGGCCTGGCTTGCCCGAGCCGGCTTCGTCCTGTTTGGGCTGGCGGTGCTCTGGATTGCCAGCCGTCGCCGCTGCGCTTGGGGGCGCCTCGCCACCGGGCTCCACGTCACGTTTGGGGTCTCCATGATCGCAGTCGCCGCCTTCTCATTGCGGTCGTGGCTGCCCGGCGCGACCTTCGACCCGACCGAGGACGAGCTCCACTCGGTCGCCGCCACCGTCATGGGCTTTGCCTTCGCGTTCGGAGTGCTGGCTGCTGCTGTTCGGCGACGAACCAGCGGCCAACCATGGCGGGTGCGGGATCTGGTCGCCGTCGCCACGTCCGTGGTCGCTCCGTTGGGCATGACCGTGTTCGTCTCGGCGGACGGTGTCCTGCAGCGGCTGATGTTTGCGGTTGCCTACCTCTGGTATGGCGGCGAGGCCTGGGCTGGCCCGATCGACGGGGACGATCAGAAGTCGATCAGTGAGGGCAGGTAG
- a CDS encoding 5-(carboxyamino)imidazole ribonucleotide synthase: MSDAGVNDDPAGVPRVGIIGGGQLARMIAQAAVSLGVEVSTLADASDEGVHGVFASVTTGSPDDPDAIAAFADGVDVVTFDHENVDWGALEDVVAAGVAVRPGPDTLRFADKAHQRERLARAGCPVPPFEIIDPAGTGINGPATAGQSATEVARRFADIHGPLVIAKASRGGYDGRAVFALDGADALVDFVVEWTGAPLVLEPALNLAAEVAVVTARRPGGQHATYPVLETIQRDGMCNEVVVPARLDESILERARQVGEEVALVAEAVGIIAVELFITTDGDVLVNEIAPRVHNSGHVTADACVTGQFEQHLRAVLDLPLGDVSLRTPAAAMVNVVGARGSSDEGAPEPRSRLATGMAVDPAAKVHLYAKTPRSERKIGHVTVCDDDADRALARATAVARALDGRDPAPQ, from the coding sequence ATGAGCGACGCCGGGGTAAACGACGACCCGGCCGGGGTGCCCCGCGTGGGCATCATCGGCGGCGGACAGCTGGCCCGCATGATCGCCCAGGCGGCGGTTTCGCTGGGCGTCGAAGTATCGACCTTGGCGGATGCCTCCGACGAGGGCGTCCATGGCGTGTTCGCGTCGGTCACGACCGGTAGCCCCGACGACCCGGATGCCATCGCCGCCTTCGCCGATGGCGTCGACGTCGTCACCTTCGATCACGAGAATGTCGATTGGGGCGCGCTCGAGGACGTGGTCGCCGCCGGCGTGGCGGTTCGACCCGGCCCCGACACGCTGCGCTTCGCCGACAAGGCCCATCAGCGCGAGCGCCTGGCTCGCGCCGGTTGCCCGGTGCCGCCCTTCGAGATCATCGACCCGGCCGGCACCGGCATCAACGGGCCTGCGACGGCAGGCCAGTCCGCTACCGAGGTGGCGCGGAGGTTCGCCGACATCCACGGACCGCTCGTCATCGCCAAGGCCAGCCGCGGCGGGTACGACGGGCGGGCGGTGTTCGCTTTGGACGGCGCCGATGCGCTCGTCGACTTCGTCGTCGAATGGACCGGGGCGCCGCTGGTGCTCGAGCCGGCCCTCAACCTGGCCGCCGAGGTGGCGGTGGTGACCGCCCGTCGCCCGGGCGGCCAGCACGCCACCTACCCGGTGCTGGAGACGATCCAGCGCGACGGCATGTGCAACGAGGTGGTTGTGCCGGCCCGGCTGGACGAGTCGATCCTGGAACGGGCCCGCCAGGTGGGCGAGGAGGTGGCCCTGGTGGCCGAAGCGGTCGGCATCATCGCGGTGGAGCTGTTCATCACCACCGATGGCGACGTGTTGGTGAACGAGATCGCTCCCCGCGTGCACAACTCGGGCCACGTCACCGCCGATGCCTGCGTGACCGGACAGTTCGAACAGCACCTGCGCGCCGTGCTCGACCTGCCCCTGGGCGACGTCTCGTTGCGCACTCCCGCCGCTGCCATGGTCAATGTCGTCGGAGCTCGGGGGTCCTCTGATGAGGGTGCGCCCGAGCCGAGATCCCGCCTGGCGACGGGCATGGCGGTCGACCCGGCTGCCAAGGTGCACCTGTACGCCAAGACGCCCAGGTCGGAGCGCAAAATCGGCCACGTCACCGTCTGCGACGACGATGCCGATCGAGCCCTCGCTCGAGCCACTGCTGTGGCCCGGGCGCTCGACGGGCGAGACCCGGCGCCACAATGA